In Odocoileus virginianus isolate 20LAN1187 ecotype Illinois chromosome 5, Ovbor_1.2, whole genome shotgun sequence, a single window of DNA contains:
- the EXO5 gene encoding exonuclease V: protein MAETGKEETVSAEASGFSDLSDSEFLDLEDSEESSASPSKPGPSYELPGKDDELISLPKLKRRLEFSSPMERFHLKYLYVTDLSTQNWCEQQMVFGKELPGFLTPKKSAILDTGASIHLARELEVHDLVSIPITSKEDAWAVKFLNILSMIPTLQSEGRIREFPVFGEVEGVLLVGVIDELHYTASGELELVELKTRGNPVLPSDAQKKKDSFQVSLYKYIFDAMVQGKMTAASLIHHTKLHSEKPLGPSVLRHAQQGGYSVKSLGDLIEPVFLSLTLSDLPLIDSLKIEYVHQETATVLGTEIVAFEEKEMRSKVQHYMTYWMGHREPQGVDVEEAWKCRMCNYADICEWKKSGGLTSATREPQVKRAK, encoded by the coding sequence ATGGCAGAGACTGGGAAAGAGGAGACGGTGTCAGCAGAGGCTTCTGGGTTCTCAGACTTGAGTGACTCAGAATTTTTGGACCTGGAGGATTCGGAAGAGTCAAGTGCTTCACCTAGCAAGCCTGGTCCTTCTTATGAATTACCTGGGAAGGATGACGAGCTCATAAGTTTACCAAAATTGAAAAGAAGATTGGAGTTCTCATCACCTATGGAGCGATTTCATCTTAAATATTTGTATGTCACTGACCTGTCTACTCAGAACTGGTGTGAACAGCAAATGGTATTTGGAAAGGAGCTTCCTGGTTTCTTGACACCCAAGAAATCAGCTATTTTGGATACTGGTGCCAGCATCCACCTAGCTAGAGAACTAGAAGTTCATGATCTTGTGAGTATCCCCATCACCAGTAAAGAAGATGCTTGGGCAGTTAAGTTTCTGAACATATTATCAATGATTCCTACCCTGCAGTCAGAAGGGCGTATCAGAGAGTTTCCAGTGTTTGGAGAAGTGGAGGGTGTGCTTCTTGTTGGTGTGATTGATGAGCTGCACTATACAGCCAGCGGGGAACTGGAACTGGTGGAACTCAAGACACGTGGGAACCCTGTGCTCCCTTCAGacgctcagaaaaaaaaagatagttttcAAGTCAGCCTGTACAAATATATCTTTGATGCCATGGTACAGGGGAAAATGACTGCTGCTAGCTTAATCCACCACACAAAATTGCATTCAGAAAAACCACTGGGACCTTCAGTGCTGAGGCATGCCCAGCAGGGAGGCTACTCTGTGAAGTCCTTGGGTGACCTCATAGAACCGGTCTTCTTGTCTCTAACACTGTCTGACCTCCCACTTATTGATAGCCTGAAAATTGAGTATGTCCACCAAGAGACTGCCACTGTGCTGGGTACAGAGATAGTGGCCTttgaagagaaggagatgagaagCAAAGTACAGCATTATATGACCTACTGGATGGGCCACCGAGAGCCTCAAGGGGTTGATGTGGAGGAGGCCTGGAAATGCCGGATGTGCAACTACGCAGATATCTGTGAGTGGAAGAAGAGCGGTGGGTTGACCAGTGCCACGCGAGAGCCACAAGTCAAAAGGGCCAAATGA